A window of the Rhizobium brockwellii genome harbors these coding sequences:
- a CDS encoding membrane protein: MNFSRTTRLMLSGAAFFSLAGSAFALDGADLLKKLNAAYAVQGGTISADAVDIDGTTATLKNVSVKSAGGESLAVGEVTLSGVEEDEDGGYYIEEAAFPDINTTKDGVTVTAQELTLGGISIPATAGGDTLDTMMLYETAHTGPLKVVKDGAELFSLLETDVNLTLREDESGFDFDGAFKSMKADLSKAEDPQSKDAIEKLALQHVQGDITMKGAWELAPGTIDISEFAFDFTNIGKLNLGFKISGYTMAFVKSLQDAMKQSEASANKEESQQALGLAMLGLMQQLSFEAAQVRFEDASITKRALDYAGSQQNMSGKQMADSLKAMTPIMLAQLNIPELQNAVSAAVSTFLDDPKSLTVKAAPEKPVPFPTIVGAAMGAPNTLPQVLGVKVTAND, from the coding sequence ATGAACTTTTCCCGGACAACGCGGCTGATGCTGTCGGGCGCCGCCTTTTTCTCACTCGCCGGTTCGGCTTTCGCCCTCGACGGCGCCGATCTGCTGAAGAAGCTCAATGCCGCCTATGCCGTACAGGGCGGAACGATTTCGGCTGACGCAGTCGATATCGACGGCACGACCGCGACGCTGAAGAATGTCAGCGTCAAATCGGCCGGCGGTGAAAGCTTGGCCGTCGGCGAAGTCACCCTTTCCGGCGTCGAAGAAGACGAGGATGGAGGCTATTACATCGAAGAAGCCGCATTCCCTGACATCAACACCACAAAAGACGGCGTCACCGTCACGGCGCAGGAGCTGACGCTCGGCGGCATCTCGATCCCGGCAACGGCGGGCGGCGACACGCTCGATACGATGATGCTCTACGAAACCGCTCATACCGGCCCGCTGAAGGTGGTCAAGGACGGCGCCGAACTGTTCTCGCTGCTCGAAACCGACGTCAATCTGACACTGCGCGAAGACGAATCCGGCTTCGATTTCGACGGCGCCTTCAAAAGCATGAAGGCCGACCTCAGCAAAGCCGAGGATCCGCAGAGCAAGGACGCGATCGAGAAGCTGGCACTGCAGCACGTCCAGGGCGACATCACCATGAAGGGCGCTTGGGAACTTGCACCCGGCACGATCGACATTTCGGAATTCGCCTTCGACTTCACCAACATCGGCAAGCTGAACCTTGGCTTCAAGATCTCGGGCTACACGATGGCCTTCGTCAAGTCGCTGCAGGATGCGATGAAGCAATCCGAAGCCAGTGCGAACAAGGAAGAATCGCAGCAGGCACTCGGTCTTGCCATGCTCGGCCTGATGCAGCAGCTGTCCTTCGAGGCCGCGCAGGTGCGCTTCGAAGATGCCTCGATCACCAAGCGCGCGCTCGATTATGCCGGTTCGCAGCAGAACATGTCGGGCAAGCAGATGGCGGATTCGCTGAAGGCGATGACGCCGATCATGCTGGCGCAGCTCAATATCCCGGAACTGCAGAACGCCGTTTCGGCCGCCGTCAGCACCTTCCTCGACGACCCGAAGAGCCTGACCGTCAAGGCCGCTCCTGAAAAGCCGGTGCCGTTCCCGACGATCGTGGGCGCCGCCATGGGCGCTCCGAACACGCTGCCGCAGGTGCTTGGCGTCAAGGTTACCGCCAACGACTGA
- the parC gene encoding DNA topoisomerase IV subunit A produces the protein MGQEILPPSGGDDDHIQPVDLKAALEQRYLAYALSTIMHRALPDVRDGLKPVHRRIVYAMNEMGLRPNSAFRKCAKIVGEVMGNYHPHGDQSIYDALARLAQDFSQRYTLVNGQGNFGNIDGDSPAAMRYTESKMTAVSELLLEGIDQDAVDFRDTYDESNSEPVVLPGAFPNLLANGSSGIAVGMATSIPSHNAHELCDAALHLIKHPDATVEKLVEFIPGPDFPTGGIIIDSRDSIIESYRTGRGGFRVRAKWQTEDLGRGGYQIVITEIPFQVQKSRLIEKIAELLIARKLPLLEDIRDESAEDIRVVLVPKTRSVDPTILMESMFKLTELESRFPLNMNVLSMGRIPRVMALNEVLKEWLDHRREVLQRRSRFRLAAIDRRLEILSGLLVAYLNIDEVIRIIREEDEPKPVMMARWDLTDNQVEAILNMRLRALRKLEEFEIRKEFDELTKEKGEIETLLSSDDKQWQTVAWEIGEVKKKFAKATEIGRRRTQFADAPETDEEAIQQAMIEKEPITVVISEKGWIRALKGHIADTATLTFKEGDGLKIAFPAQTTDKILILTTGGKAFTLGGDKLPGGRGHGEPLRIIVDMDNDQAVLTAFVHDPSRKQLIVSTAGNGFVVPEAELVANTRKGKQIMNVGLPEETQLLVPVSGDHVAVVGENRKLLVFPLAQVPEMSRGKGVRLQRYKDGGISDVRCFAISDGLVWEDSAGRTFTKNKDELAEWLADRATAGRTVPKGFPRSGKFAG, from the coding sequence ATGGGACAAGAGATTTTGCCGCCTTCAGGCGGAGACGACGATCACATCCAACCGGTCGACCTCAAGGCGGCGCTCGAGCAGCGTTATCTTGCCTATGCGCTGTCGACCATTATGCACCGCGCCCTGCCTGACGTGCGCGACGGGCTGAAGCCTGTCCATCGCCGCATCGTCTATGCGATGAACGAGATGGGGCTGAGGCCGAACTCGGCCTTCAGAAAATGCGCCAAGATCGTCGGCGAAGTGATGGGTAACTACCATCCGCACGGCGACCAGTCGATCTACGACGCGCTTGCCCGTCTCGCCCAGGATTTCTCGCAGCGCTACACGCTGGTCAACGGCCAGGGCAATTTCGGCAATATCGACGGCGACAGCCCCGCCGCCATGCGTTACACCGAATCGAAGATGACGGCGGTCTCCGAACTGCTGCTCGAAGGCATCGATCAGGATGCCGTCGATTTCCGCGACACTTACGACGAATCGAATTCCGAGCCGGTCGTTCTTCCCGGCGCCTTCCCGAACCTGCTCGCCAACGGCTCCTCCGGCATCGCCGTCGGCATGGCGACCTCGATCCCGTCGCACAATGCCCACGAGCTTTGCGACGCCGCCCTGCATCTGATCAAACATCCCGATGCGACCGTCGAAAAGCTGGTCGAATTCATTCCCGGCCCGGATTTCCCCACCGGCGGCATCATCATCGACAGCCGCGACAGCATCATCGAGAGCTACCGCACCGGCCGCGGCGGTTTCCGCGTGCGGGCGAAATGGCAGACGGAAGATCTCGGCCGCGGCGGCTATCAGATCGTCATCACCGAAATTCCCTTCCAGGTGCAGAAATCGCGGCTGATCGAGAAGATCGCCGAGCTGCTGATCGCCCGCAAGCTGCCGCTGCTGGAAGATATCCGCGACGAATCGGCCGAAGACATCCGTGTCGTCCTGGTGCCGAAGACCCGCAGCGTCGATCCGACGATCCTGATGGAATCGATGTTCAAGCTGACGGAGCTCGAAAGCCGATTCCCGCTCAACATGAACGTGCTCTCCATGGGCCGCATCCCGCGGGTCATGGCGCTGAACGAGGTGTTGAAGGAGTGGCTGGACCACCGCCGCGAAGTTCTGCAGCGTCGCTCGCGCTTCCGTCTGGCGGCAATCGACAGACGCCTTGAAATCCTCAGCGGCCTGCTGGTCGCCTACCTCAACATCGATGAGGTCATCCGCATCATCCGCGAGGAGGACGAGCCGAAGCCGGTCATGATGGCGCGCTGGGATCTCACCGACAATCAGGTCGAGGCGATCCTCAATATGCGGTTGCGCGCCTTGCGCAAGCTGGAAGAGTTCGAGATCCGCAAGGAATTCGACGAACTCACCAAGGAAAAGGGCGAGATCGAGACGCTGCTTTCCTCCGACGACAAGCAGTGGCAGACGGTCGCCTGGGAAATCGGCGAAGTGAAGAAGAAATTTGCCAAGGCGACCGAGATCGGCCGCCGCCGCACCCAGTTTGCCGATGCGCCCGAGACCGACGAGGAAGCAATCCAGCAGGCGATGATCGAGAAGGAACCGATCACCGTCGTCATTTCCGAAAAGGGCTGGATCCGCGCGTTGAAGGGCCATATCGCCGATACGGCGACGCTGACCTTCAAGGAAGGCGACGGCTTGAAGATCGCTTTCCCGGCGCAGACGACGGATAAGATCCTGATCCTCACGACAGGCGGCAAGGCCTTCACGCTCGGCGGCGACAAGCTGCCGGGCGGCCGCGGCCACGGCGAGCCGCTGCGCATCATTGTCGATATGGATAACGACCAGGCGGTGCTGACCGCTTTCGTCCATGATCCCTCACGCAAGCAGCTGATCGTCTCGACCGCCGGCAACGGCTTCGTTGTTCCCGAAGCCGAGCTGGTCGCCAATACCCGTAAGGGCAAGCAGATCATGAACGTCGGGCTGCCCGAGGAAACGCAGCTGCTCGTGCCCGTCAGTGGCGACCATGTCGCCGTCGTCGGCGAAAACCGCAAACTGCTGGTCTTCCCGCTGGCGCAGGTGCCGGAAATGTCGCGCGGCAAAGGCGTACGTCTGCAGCGTTACAAGGATGGCGGCATTTCCGACGTCCGCTGCTTCGCGATATCGGACGGCCTCGTCTGGGAAGACAGCGCCGGCCGCACCTTCACGAAGAACAAGGACGAGCTTGCCGAATGGCTGGCCGATCGCGCCACCGCCGGCCGCACCGTGCCGAAGGGTTTTCCGCGCAGCGGCAAATTCGCTGGCTAG
- a CDS encoding SRPBCC family protein, with protein sequence MPASTIKLHVSQTYRVPPAVVYDAWLNPEIARRFLFATDNGHVIRADIDPHVGGRFFVVDRRPTGDAFHQGVFLELKRPQRMVFSFSVEEHDHNCDRVEINIEPLGGGSRLTLTHEMCAEWAEHEEKTRQGWAHVVEGLGRELEQQQLKATG encoded by the coding sequence ATGCCCGCCAGCACCATCAAACTGCATGTTAGCCAGACCTATAGGGTGCCGCCCGCCGTCGTGTACGACGCCTGGCTCAACCCCGAAATCGCCCGCCGCTTCCTGTTTGCGACCGATAACGGTCACGTCATCCGCGCCGATATCGATCCGCATGTCGGCGGCCGTTTCTTCGTCGTCGACCGCCGCCCGACCGGCGACGCCTTTCACCAGGGCGTCTTCCTGGAACTGAAGCGCCCGCAGCGCATGGTCTTCAGCTTTTCCGTCGAGGAGCACGACCACAATTGCGACCGCGTCGAGATCAACATCGAGCCTCTCGGCGGCGGCAGCCGCCTGACGCTGACCCATGAAATGTGCGCCGAATGGGCCGAACACGAGGAAAAGACCCGGCAAGGCTGGGCGCATGTGGTCGAGGGGCTTGGCAGGGAACTGGAGCAGCAGCAGCTCAAGGCGACGGGCTGA
- a CDS encoding AbrB/MazE/SpoVT family DNA-binding domain-containing protein codes for MNVTIRKIGNSEGIIIPKETLDRLGLKTGDSLELQIENGGITLKPADEDLSHQLEAARYFMDKYKVALKKLAG; via the coding sequence ATGAACGTCACGATCCGCAAGATCGGCAATTCCGAGGGTATTATCATCCCTAAGGAAACCCTCGACCGTCTTGGATTGAAGACCGGCGATTCACTGGAATTGCAGATAGAAAACGGCGGCATCACTTTGAAGCCGGCCGATGAGGATTTGTCTCATCAGCTCGAGGCGGCGCGATATTTCATGGACAAGTATAAGGTTGCTTTGAAAAAGCTGGCCGGATAA
- a CDS encoding DMT family transporter, which produces MFPTALSDHRKGLLLTAIGGLALSMDIPLMRLANGELWSILAARSIATLGVTLLVATALRIAKGRWPVLVPGWPGLVTGLLYGLTTVVFLLAVFNTSTANVVFIVAFNPMFAALLSWIFLKERPALATLLAMAAMIFGVGLIVRDGLSGGHLFGDIMALLTAFIIAAAITISRASRREMGFVSLLSTVLPAAIGLISVMPAGGFSIEHPAWILFNGAVMMPLAFWCLATGPRYLSAPEVGMFYLLETVLAPIWVWLIFAETPAPMTLVGGGILVAAIAAHSVWIVRRKSTVQMAG; this is translated from the coding sequence ATGTTCCCCACCGCTCTTTCCGACCATCGGAAGGGCCTGCTGCTGACGGCGATCGGCGGGCTGGCGCTTTCTATGGATATCCCGCTGATGAGGCTCGCCAACGGCGAGCTGTGGTCGATTCTTGCGGCGAGAAGCATCGCGACCCTTGGCGTGACGCTGCTGGTGGCAACCGCGCTCAGGATCGCCAAGGGGCGATGGCCAGTGCTCGTGCCGGGCTGGCCGGGCCTCGTCACCGGTCTGCTCTACGGGCTGACGACGGTGGTCTTCCTTCTCGCCGTTTTCAACACCTCGACGGCCAATGTCGTTTTCATCGTCGCCTTCAATCCGATGTTCGCCGCCCTGCTTTCCTGGATTTTCCTCAAGGAGCGGCCGGCGCTGGCAACACTGCTCGCCATGGCGGCGATGATCTTCGGCGTCGGCCTGATCGTGCGGGACGGGCTTTCGGGCGGCCATCTCTTCGGCGATATCATGGCGCTGCTTACCGCCTTCATCATTGCCGCCGCCATCACCATCAGCCGCGCCTCTCGCCGGGAGATGGGCTTCGTCTCGCTGCTTTCGACGGTGCTGCCGGCGGCGATCGGCCTGATCTCGGTCATGCCGGCAGGCGGTTTTTCGATCGAGCATCCCGCCTGGATCCTCTTCAACGGCGCGGTGATGATGCCTCTCGCCTTCTGGTGTCTGGCGACCGGGCCGCGTTACCTCTCCGCGCCGGAGGTGGGCATGTTCTACCTGCTCGAAACCGTGCTCGCACCGATCTGGGTCTGGCTGATCTTTGCGGAAACGCCGGCGCCGATGACGCTGGTCGGCGGCGGCATCCTGGTGGCGGCGATCGCAGCCCATTCCGTCTGGATAGTGCGGAGGAAAAGCACCGTTCAAATGGCAGGCTAA
- a CDS encoding arginyltransferase: MNTQTTPSPQFYLTAPAACPYLPHEMERKVFTHLVGPRAAEMNDILTQGGFRRSQNIAYRPACESCRACVSVRILAQEFEPTKSMKRVLAENSDVIATEFAAQPSSEQYSLFRRYLDFRHQQGGMSDMTVLDYAIMVEDTHVNTRIIEYRRREEGSGLEQRPKGELLAAALTDTMSDGLSMVYSYFNPALERRSLGTFMILDHVRRTKALGLPHVYLGYWVQGSRKMDYKTRFQPQEHLTPRGWERFDSSSMPESTHD; encoded by the coding sequence ATGAATACGCAGACGACGCCATCACCGCAGTTTTATCTGACGGCTCCGGCTGCGTGTCCGTACCTGCCGCATGAGATGGAGCGCAAGGTGTTCACCCATCTGGTCGGCCCGCGCGCCGCCGAGATGAACGACATCCTGACGCAGGGCGGTTTCCGCCGCTCGCAGAACATCGCTTATCGCCCGGCCTGCGAATCCTGTCGCGCCTGCGTTTCCGTGAGAATTCTCGCCCAGGAATTCGAGCCGACGAAATCGATGAAGCGGGTGCTTGCCGAGAATTCCGACGTCATCGCCACCGAATTCGCGGCCCAGCCTTCCAGCGAGCAATATTCGCTCTTCCGACGCTATCTCGATTTTCGCCACCAGCAGGGCGGTATGTCCGACATGACCGTGCTCGACTATGCAATCATGGTCGAAGACACGCATGTGAATACGAGAATCATCGAATACCGCCGGCGCGAAGAAGGCTCCGGACTGGAGCAGCGGCCAAAGGGCGAGCTGCTTGCCGCCGCCCTCACCGACACGATGAGCGACGGGCTGTCGATGGTCTATTCCTATTTCAATCCGGCACTCGAGCGGCGTTCACTCGGCACCTTCATGATTCTCGATCATGTCAGACGCACGAAAGCGCTGGGGCTGCCGCATGTCTACCTCGGCTACTGGGTTCAAGGGTCGCGGAAAATGGACTACAAGACGCGCTTCCAGCCGCAGGAGCATCTGACCCCGCGCGGCTGGGAACGCTTCGATTCCTCGTCCATGCCCGAGAGCACCCACGACTGA
- a CDS encoding RDD family protein, which produces MSYNPNPLYAAPEDWRAYSGVLSRRVFAFILDYVIVALLCIPAAIVLFFLSIVTLGLGFLLYPALFVIVAGIYFGLTVGGPSQASLGMRAMGIAIVRVDGRPMDFMTAIVHLALFWILNSVLTPLILLAGLFIERSRLVHDLLVGTATVRTA; this is translated from the coding sequence ATGAGCTACAACCCCAATCCGCTTTATGCCGCACCGGAGGACTGGCGCGCCTATAGCGGCGTGTTGAGCCGCCGGGTCTTCGCCTTCATACTAGACTACGTCATCGTGGCGCTGCTCTGCATTCCCGCGGCGATCGTGCTGTTCTTCCTGTCGATCGTCACGCTGGGGCTCGGCTTCCTGCTCTACCCTGCCCTCTTCGTCATCGTCGCCGGCATTTACTTCGGCCTGACGGTGGGCGGACCGAGCCAGGCCTCGCTCGGCATGCGCGCCATGGGGATCGCAATCGTGCGCGTCGATGGACGGCCGATGGATTTCATGACGGCGATCGTGCATCTGGCACTGTTCTGGATCCTCAACTCGGTGCTGACGCCACTCATTCTGCTTGCCGGCCTGTTCATCGAACGCAGCCGTCTCGTCCACGATCTGCTTGTGGGCACGGCGACGGTGCGCACCGCCTGA
- the hemB gene encoding porphobilinogen synthase yields MQDRTHLVDDITGHRRMRRNRKADWTRRLVQENRLTVDDLIWPIFIVPGSGIIDPIPAMPGVNRMSIDKAVEAAREAAGLGIPALATFPNIEMELRDETGSNSLEANNLINQATAAIKKAVPNIGVITDVALDPFTSHGHDGILKGGEIVNDETVDQVARAAVMQADAGADIIAPSEMMDGRIGAIRMALDAAGHQSVGIMSYATKFASAFYGPYREAISTGGLLKGDKKTYYIDPANGTEAIRDAALDVEEGADMLMVKPGLPYLDICWRMKEAFGLPTFAYQVSGEYTQIKAAAMNGWIDGERAMLETLLSFKRAGCDGVLTYFAVEVAKILAKR; encoded by the coding sequence ATGCAGGACAGGACGCATCTCGTCGACGACATCACCGGTCATCGCCGCATGCGGCGCAACCGCAAGGCGGATTGGACACGCCGCCTGGTACAGGAAAACCGGCTGACGGTCGACGACCTGATCTGGCCGATCTTCATCGTGCCGGGTTCCGGCATCATCGATCCGATCCCGGCCATGCCGGGCGTCAACCGGATGAGCATCGACAAGGCCGTCGAAGCCGCACGCGAAGCGGCCGGCCTCGGCATTCCGGCCCTTGCCACCTTTCCGAATATCGAGATGGAGCTGCGCGACGAGACCGGCTCGAACAGTCTCGAAGCCAACAACTTGATCAATCAGGCGACGGCGGCGATCAAAAAGGCGGTGCCTAATATCGGCGTCATCACAGATGTCGCGCTCGATCCCTTCACCAGCCACGGCCATGACGGCATTCTCAAAGGCGGCGAGATCGTCAATGACGAGACGGTCGACCAGGTGGCGCGCGCCGCCGTGATGCAGGCAGATGCCGGCGCCGACATCATCGCGCCGTCGGAAATGATGGACGGACGCATCGGCGCGATCCGCATGGCGCTCGATGCGGCCGGCCACCAGAGCGTCGGCATCATGAGCTATGCGACGAAATTCGCCTCGGCCTTCTACGGTCCCTATCGCGAGGCGATCTCGACGGGCGGGCTGCTGAAAGGCGACAAGAAGACCTATTATATCGACCCCGCCAACGGCACCGAGGCGATCCGCGACGCGGCCCTCGACGTCGAGGAAGGCGCCGACATGCTGATGGTCAAGCCCGGCCTGCCCTATCTCGATATCTGCTGGCGAATGAAGGAGGCCTTTGGCCTGCCGACCTTCGCCTACCAGGTTTCCGGCGAATATACGCAGATCAAGGCGGCGGCGATGAATGGCTGGATCGATGGCGAGCGAGCGATGCTCGAAACGCTGCTGTCGTTCAAGCGGGCGGGATGCGACGGTGTCCTCACCTATTTCGCGGTCGAAGTGGCGAAAATTCTCGCAAAGCGGTGA
- a CDS encoding DUF6163 family protein → METESPTIPKRTLADILFILFLRLVAVSCFWFGLQYWAMLVGYSLVGAGRFDLLSLPWKVASTSLAVLFPVASLGLWLTVSWGPVIWVLAAGGQILMYGLLPDIFGPNQLIILLHVIVAVVYLIFRLLLWLEKRRHRRQVSVDLP, encoded by the coding sequence ATGGAAACCGAATCCCCGACGATACCGAAACGCACATTGGCGGATATCCTCTTCATTCTCTTCCTGAGACTGGTTGCCGTATCCTGCTTCTGGTTCGGCCTGCAATATTGGGCGATGCTCGTCGGCTATTCGCTGGTCGGCGCTGGCCGCTTCGATCTTTTGAGCCTGCCGTGGAAGGTGGCGAGCACCAGCCTCGCCGTGCTCTTCCCCGTCGCCTCCCTCGGCCTCTGGCTCACCGTCTCCTGGGGACCGGTCATCTGGGTGCTGGCCGCCGGCGGGCAGATCCTCATGTATGGCCTGCTGCCGGATATTTTCGGCCCCAACCAACTGATCATCCTGCTGCATGTCATCGTCGCCGTGGTCTACTTGATTTTCCGCCTGCTGCTCTGGCTGGAAAAGCGCCGGCATCGCCGCCAGGTAAGTGTTGATTTACCCTGA
- the ldtR gene encoding transcriptional regulator LdtR, giving the protein MNTKIKPQAVSTFRDQQDHDIRDLYMESLHLVERLHRRLLDVIKDEFDRQGRSDVNAIQALLLFNIGNSELTAGELRSRGYYLGSNVSYNVKKLVDLGFINHQRSRIDRRSVRISLTETGQDIAETVAKLYERHIASIDKVGGIGTDEFTQMNKLLQRLDRFWNDQILYRL; this is encoded by the coding sequence ATGAACACGAAAATCAAGCCGCAGGCGGTATCGACCTTCCGTGACCAGCAGGACCACGACATCCGTGATCTTTACATGGAATCCCTTCATCTCGTTGAACGTCTGCACCGTCGTCTTCTCGATGTCATCAAGGACGAATTCGACCGTCAGGGTCGCAGCGACGTCAACGCCATCCAGGCGCTGCTCCTTTTCAACATCGGCAATTCCGAGCTGACCGCAGGCGAGCTGCGCTCGCGTGGCTACTATCTCGGCTCCAACGTTTCCTACAACGTCAAGAAGCTGGTCGATCTCGGCTTCATCAACCACCAGCGCTCGCGCATCGACCGTCGCTCGGTCCGCATCAGCCTGACCGAAACCGGCCAGGACATCGCCGAAACGGTGGCCAAGCTCTACGAACGCCACATCGCCTCGATCGACAAGGTCGGCGGCATCGGCACCGACGAGTTCACCCAGATGAACAAGCTGCTCCAGCGTCTGGACCGTTTCTGGAACGACCAGATCCTGTATCGTCTCTAA
- a CDS encoding L,D-transpeptidase family protein codes for MSKKNGIEALSRRAFLASAATVGASALAAPAFAQSALDTLINAPRRGNWDDQFDAKAASRTATAMVSNTPILGPQSVASAQQAIMQYQQIAAAGGWPEVNPGDQRLQLGVSSPAVQALRQRLAITGDLPREAGLSNAFDSYVDGAVKRFQARHGLPADGVLGEFTLKAMNIPADVRLQQLNTNVVRLQTFPEDLGRRHLMVNIPAAYVEAVEDGSVATRHTAVVGRLSRPTHLVNSKIYEVILNPYWTAPRSIVEKDIMPLMRKDPTYLEKNAIRLLDGKGNEVAPETIDWNGEAPNLMFRQDPGKTNAMASTKINFYNKNGEYMHDTPQQGLFNKLMRFESSGCVRVQNVRDLSNWLLRETPGWNRQQMEQVIATGVNTPVKLATEVPVYFVYISAWGMPDGIVQFRDDIYQMDGNAELALDTTAGMEQPVQ; via the coding sequence ATGTCGAAGAAAAACGGAATTGAAGCACTCTCGCGCCGCGCCTTCCTTGCGTCTGCGGCAACGGTTGGCGCAAGCGCGCTTGCCGCGCCGGCATTCGCGCAATCGGCGCTCGATACGCTGATCAATGCGCCGCGCCGCGGCAACTGGGACGACCAGTTCGACGCCAAGGCGGCGTCGCGCACGGCGACCGCCATGGTTTCCAACACGCCGATCCTTGGCCCCCAATCGGTCGCGAGCGCCCAGCAGGCGATCATGCAGTATCAGCAGATCGCCGCAGCCGGTGGCTGGCCTGAGGTCAATCCCGGTGACCAGCGCCTGCAGCTCGGCGTCAGCTCTCCCGCCGTCCAGGCGCTGCGCCAGCGTCTCGCGATCACCGGCGATCTGCCGCGCGAGGCCGGCCTGTCCAATGCCTTCGATTCCTATGTCGACGGCGCCGTCAAGCGCTTCCAGGCGCGTCACGGCCTGCCGGCAGATGGGGTTCTCGGCGAATTTACGCTGAAGGCGATGAACATCCCCGCCGATGTCCGCCTGCAGCAGCTGAACACCAATGTCGTCCGTTTGCAGACCTTCCCTGAAGACTTGGGCCGCCGTCACCTGATGGTCAACATCCCGGCAGCCTATGTGGAGGCTGTCGAAGACGGCAGTGTCGCGACGCGCCACACAGCGGTTGTCGGCCGCTTGAGCCGCCCGACGCATCTCGTCAATTCGAAGATCTACGAGGTCATCCTCAATCCTTACTGGACGGCACCGCGCTCGATCGTCGAGAAAGACATCATGCCGCTGATGCGCAAGGATCCGACCTATCTCGAAAAGAATGCCATTCGTCTGCTCGACGGCAAGGGCAATGAAGTCGCCCCCGAAACCATCGACTGGAACGGCGAGGCGCCGAACCTGATGTTCCGTCAGGACCCCGGCAAGACCAACGCCATGGCGTCGACGAAGATCAACTTCTACAACAAAAACGGCGAGTACATGCACGACACGCCGCAACAGGGCCTGTTCAACAAGCTGATGCGCTTTGAATCGTCGGGCTGCGTCCGCGTCCAGAACGTGCGCGACTTGTCGAACTGGCTGTTGCGCGAGACCCCCGGCTGGAACCGCCAGCAGATGGAGCAGGTGATTGCAACCGGCGTCAACACGCCGGTCAAGCTCGCCACGGAAGTTCCGGTCTATTTCGTCTATATCTCCGCCTGGGGTATGCCCGACGGCATCGTCCAGTTCCGCGACGACATCTATCAGATGGACGGCAATGCCGAGCTGGCGCTCGACACCACAGCGGGCATGGAACAGCCTGTCCAGTAA